The genomic interval GCACGCGGTTGACGCCGATGCCGTAGCAGCCCATGAGCGGTGTGACGGCCGCGCCGTCGGCCCCGGCCACGGCGATGCCCAGGGCCCGCGTGTACTTGGCCCCCAGCTTGAACACCTGGCCGACCTCGATGCCGCGCGAGGCCACGAGCGTGGGCCCGCCGTCGCCGGCGACCGCCCCGGGGGCGGGGTCGCCCGCGAGCGCGTTGCGGAGGTCCAGGACGGCGAAGCGGTCGGCGGGGAGGTGGTCGGTGAGGTCGCGGCCCCAGTGGAAGTGCTTGGCGTGGGCGTCGGGCCGGTTGGCGCCGACGACCCAGAAGCCGCCGTGCGCCGCGTCGAAGTCGACGGCGACGGCGGTGTCGCCGCGGCCGGCCGCGGCGTGCGGGCCCACCGAGCCCAGCGGGAAGCCCGCGGCTTGGGCCTCCTCCTCGGGGGCGAGGCGCGCGAGCGCACCCGGGCCGTGGAAGCGCTCGGCGGCGGCCTTGAGCTTCTCGTCGTTGAGCTGGTGGTCGCCGCGGACCGCGACCAAAAGGAAGCGCAAACCGCCGCGGTCCGCGGAATCGGGCGGCTCGGCGTCCTCGGGCGGCTCCATCATGCAGACGAGCGTCTTGAGCGTGTTCTTCGCGGCGAGCTTCGAGCCCAGCTCCTTCTTGAAGAAGGCGGTGACCTCCTCGATGGAGCCCACGCCGGGCGTCTCCACCTCCTCCAGGCCGCCCGTCGGCTCCTGGGTGAGGTCGCTGGGCCGCTCGCCGGTCGCGGCCTTCTCCTCGTTGGCGGCGTACGCCCCGTCGGTGGAGCGGAAGACGGTGTCCTCGCCGGTCGGCGTGAGCACGGTGAACTGGTGGCTGGCCCGGCCGCCCATCTCGCCGGTCTCGGCCTCGACGACGGCGTAGTCGAGCCCGCACCGCTCGAAGATCCGCTCGTAGGCGGCGTACTGCGCCCGGTAGGTCTCGTCGAGCCCGCCCTCGCCGTCGGCGGTGGCGTGGAAGCTGTAGCCGTCCTTCATCAGGAACTCCCGCGACCGCAGCACCCCGAAGCGCGGCCGGAACTCGTCGCGGAACTTGGTCTGGATCTGGTAGACGTTGCGGGGCAGGTCCTTGTAGGAGGACAGGGTCGCGCCCACGAGGTCGGCCACGGCCTCCTCGGCGGTCGGCGCGAGCGCCGCCTCGCGGCCGTGGCGGTCGTTGACCACGAAGAGGTTCGCGCCGTACGCCGCGCGGCGGCCGGTGCGCTCCCACAGCGAGATCGGCTGCAGGCACGGCAGGCTGACTTCGACGGCTCCGGCGGCGTGCTGCTCCTCGCGGATGATCCGCTCCACCTTCCGCAGGCTCCGCAGCCCCAGCGGCAGGTAGCCGTACGAGCCCGAGCCGAGCCGGCGGACCAGCCCGGCCCGCAGCATCAGCCGGTGCGAGGGCACCTCGGCGTCGGCGGGGGCTTCGCGGAGGGTGGGGGCGAGGGTTCTCGACCAGAAGTCAGGCATGCGCGAGAGCGTACGGACAGGGCGGGGGGCCCCGAAGCTTCGCCGTGTAGGATCGCCGGGGAACCCGCATGCCGAGCCGAACCCGATCCTCCGCCGCCGCGCCCAGTGTGGTCGCGGCCGCGTGCTTGGGAGCGGCGGCCGCGGCGATCGCGGCGGTTGCGGGTTGCGCCCCGTCCCCCGTTTCGACCGAGACGCCGCGCTCGCCCTACGAGCGGTACGACGACCTGCGGGGCCGGGAGGTGCCGCGGACCACCGTGGATTCCTTCGGGCGCGAGCGGCTGAACCTGGAGGGTCGGCTGGCCCAGCCGGACCCCTGATTCCGAACGGAGACCTCACAAGAACGGCCATTACAGCGCTTTGTAGGGTCTGTGACGACGCACACCCGATGGCAGGACGCCACCGATGGACGGGTGGCCCCCGAGACACCGACGCAAGGATCCGCCCGTGGGCATCGAACGCCGCTCCCTCACCATCATCCTCTCCTTCGCCTTCGGGCTGAGCACGCTCTACGGCGTCCTGCGGGTGCTCGAGCCGGGTCAGCGGGCGCCGCTGGGCGGCAGCACGCTGCTGAGCCTGGATCCCGAGGCGGTGCACTCCCCCCTCGAGCAGCTCTTCAGCACCGAGGCGGAGGCGAGGCCGTGGCAGGTGATCGTCGTTCACGACAGCGGCTCGGCGGCCGGCTCCTACGACGAGCTGGACCGGCGGCACGCCAGCCTCGGCCGCGAGGGCTGCGGCTACCACTTCGTGGTCAACAACGGCAACGGCGAAGCCGACGGCCGGATCCAGGTGGGCTACCGGTGGCGGATCCAGAAGGAGGGCGACTTCCTCGATGGCGAGGCGGGGCGTGACTTCAGCCGCCGCTTCGAGACGATCGGCATCTGCCTCATCGGCAACGCGGACGACGCGCCACCCACCGCCGCCCAGCAGCGGGAGCTGGCTTGGCTGATCGGGAAGCTCCAGGCGCGCTTCGACATCCCCACCGAGCGGGTCTTCCTCCAGGCCGGTTCGCCGGACGTGGCGGGCCACTTCCCGCACGCGGCGTTCCGCGAGCGGCTCCAGGGCTGAGCCCCGCGGAGCCGGCCGCCGCCGCATAAGCAAGAGCAAGAGCAAGAGCCGCGGACCGGGGTCCCGCGCGTTCCTGGTCCGGCACGGTCCGCGGAGAGCGTTCCCGCTCGCGCGGCGGGTGGAGGCGGCGAGCCGGGTTTCAGCGTCGCGGCACCGCGAGCGCGCGGCGTCACGAGCGGTGGTGGGGCAAATCTGATGGCGTGGCTGAGCTTTGCGCTTGGCAGCCGCTGCGGAATGGTTACAGTGACCGCATCCATTGCCCGATGGTTTTCGGGCACCCTTTGTGCCGCATCCCGACCTGGAAACCACTGCTTCGGCATGACGGATGTCCCGTGGTTTCGACAAAGGGCACGGCGACGTGCTGGAAGCGGGTGTACGCACCCCGCCCCCTTCCGATCCGCCCCACCCGGTGGACCCGACGGAACCCCGGGACCTGAGCAGCGCCGATGTCGAAGTTTCACCAGATCGCCGGGTACGACGTCGTCGAGACGCTGGGCACCGGTGCCGGCAGCACGCTCTACGCCGTGCGGAACAAGAAGGGCGAGAAGTACTGCCTCAAGCGGGTGGTCAAGAAGAGCGAGCAGGACCAGCGCTTCATCGATCAGGCGCTGGCGGAGCACAAGATCGCCCACCAGTTCAAGCACCCGCGGCTCCGACGGAGCCTGAAGGTGCACAAGATCCGCGAGCTGATCCGCGTGAGCGAGGTCGCGGTGATCATGGAGATGGTCGACGGCTGGACGCTGGAGGAGAAGCGCCCCGACGACGTCCTGCTGCTCTGCCGGGTCTTCCACGAGATCGCCGAGGCGCTCCTGGAGATGCACCGGCTCGGCTTTGCGCACGCCGACATCAAGCCCAACAACATCATGCTCACGGCCTCCGAGTCCGGAGACGGCTTCGTGGTGAAGATCATCGACTTCGGCCAGAGCTGCCCGCTGGGCACGATCAAGGAGCGGATCCAGGGGACGCCCGACTACATCGCTCCCGAGCAGGTCAAGCGCCGCGCCATCAACGAGCAGACCGACGTGTTCTGCCTCGGCGCGACGATGTACTGGCTGCTCACCGGCGTGAACGTGCCCACGATGATGCCCAAGCGCAACCGCGACGCGGTGGCCATCAAGACCGAGGAGGCGAAGAAGTTCGAGCCTCCCGCGAAGCTCAACCCCAGCGTGAGCCCCGCCTTGTCGTCGCTGGTGATGGACTGCGTCGAGCGGCGGCCCGAAGACCGCCCCGCCGGGATGCCGGCCGTGATCAGCCGCCTCGACCTCGCGGTGCAGCAGATCGAGCGTGCCCGCTCCAAGGGAGCGTCCGCCGCCCCGCTGCCCTCGCTGGAGAGCGGGCGGAAGCCCGGCTCGACGGAGTCCCTCGCGGGACGCTGAGCGTGGGGGGGCCACGTGGGGGGCCAAGATCAGCCCGGTGGAGCCGCGTGGAGCCCCCGCACGCCGCCCCGCGGGCGGGTGCCCCGTGCGGTCTTCTCGCGTGTAAGTCTCGACGGGACCGGGTGACGCGGCTCGCGACCGGCCCCGCCCCCGGGTGCCGCAGCCATAGGGTGCGGCCATGCAGTTTGATCTTCTGGGCCGCACCGAACTCTCCGTCTCCCGCCTCGGCTTCGGCTCCGCGCCGGTCGGCTTCCTGGGCACCTCCCAGGGCCAGATCGACAAGGTCGTGGCGACGCTGCTCGAAGCCGGCGTCAACCTCTTCGACACCGCCGCCTGCTACCCCGGCAGCGAGGAGGCGTTGGGTCACGCGCTCGCGGGCCGTCGCGACGACGTGGTGATCGTGACCAAGGCCGGGCACCCCTGCGACGACGACGCCCACGGGCACCCGGCCTTCTCGCCGGAGCTGCTCGCCGCCAGCGTGGACCGCTCGCTGGAGCGGCTGAAGACCGATCACCTCGACGTCGTGCTGCTGCACACCTGCACCCTGGAGCAGCTGGAGGAGGGCTCGGCGTTGGGTGCCCTGCTCGATGCCCGCGATGCCGGGAAGACCCGCTTCGTGGGCTTTGCCGGCGACAACGAGGCCGCGGCCTTCGCCGCCGCCGACGCGGGGGTCGACGTGCTGGAGGTCTCGGTGAACCTGGCCGACCAGCACAACCTCGACGCCGTGCTGCCGGCCGCCCGGGAGCACCACAAGGGCGTGATCGCGAAGCGGCCGCTCGCCAACGCCTGCTGGAAGGACCGCGACGCCCAGCCGGGGATGTACAAGAGCTACGCCGACGCCTACAGCCGCCGGCTCGCGGCGATGGAGGCCGAGGGCCTCTCGCCCGCCGCCCTGGGACACTCCGGTCACGTCGAGGTCGAGTGGCCCGACGTCGCCCTGCGATTCACGCTGGCCCACCCCGGCGTGAGCTCGGCGATCATCGGCTCGACCAGCACCGTGCACACCGAGATGAACCTCGACGCCGCCCGCAAGAACCCGCTGCGGGAGGAGGCCGTCGAGCGGATCCGGGCGGCTTGGCAAGCGGCTCGCGCAGCACGGCGGGGCGCGGCGGCGGAGGACGACGAGGGCGACGACTGGAAGGGCCGGACCTGAGCCGGGCCACGCCTCCTCCCGCCGCGGCGAGCCTCCCGCCCTTCGTCTACGACCCGGCGTACGTGACGCCGCTGCCGCCGGGGCACCGCTTCCCGATGCCGAAGTTCGGCCACCTGCACGACCACCTCGCGGCGGTCGGCCTGCTCGGCCCGGGCAACCTCCACCGGCCCGAGCCCGCGGCGGTCGAGACGCTCGGGCGGGCGCACGACCCGGCGTACGCCGATGCCTTCCTCTCCGGTCGGCTCGACCGCGACGCGCTCCGCACGCTCGGCCTGCCGTGGTCCGCGGGCCTCGCGGCCCGGACGGTCACCGCCCTTGGCGGCACCGTGCTCGCCGCCCGCCTCGCGCTGCGGCACGGCCTCGCCGCCAATCTGGCCGGCGGCACGCACCACGCCCACCGCGGGCACGGGGCCGGCTTCTGCATCTTCAACGACCTCGCCGTCGCCGCGCTCACGCTGCTCGAGGAAGACGCCGTGGACCAGGTCCTCATCGTCGACCTCGACGTGCACCAGGGGGACGGCACCGCCCGGATCCTGCGCCACGAGCCGCGGGCGTTCACGCTCTCGGTGCACTGCGCCTCGAACTACCCCGCCCGCAAAGCCCGCAGCGACCTCGACGTCCCGCTGCCGGACGGGCTGGGCGACGCCGGGTACCTCCGCGTGCTCGGGCACGGCGACGAAGCCTCCGGCTTCCGCGGCCTCGGCTGGCTGCTGGAGCAGGTCGAGCCCGATCTCGTGCTCTACGACGCCGGGGTCGACGTGCACGCCGACGACAAGCTCGGCCGGCTCGCGATGACCGACGCCGGCCTCCGCGAGCGCGACCGCGCCGTGCTCGAAGCCTGCCGCGGGCAGGGCGTGCCGGTCGCGTGCGTCATCGGCGGCGGCTACGGCGACGACCGGGTGGCGCTGGCGCAGCGGCACGGCATCCTGCACGAAGAGGTCGCCCGGCGGTGGCGGGCGGAGCGGGCGCGGGACGCGTCGCGGACCGCGGCGGCCCGGAGCCTCCCGTGACCGCGGTCCGCGGCTCCTACGTTGCCCGGATGCCCGCCAAGCCCGAGCCCGACATCGAGGAGATCACGGAGAACTTCGCCTTCTTCGACGATTGGGAGGACCGGTTCAGCTACCTCATCGACCTCGGCAAGAAGCTCCCGGAGATGCCCGACGCGTTGGTGGACGAGCCGCACCGCGTCCACGGGTGCCAGAGCAGCGTGTGGCTCCACCTCGGCGAGCAGGACGCGGCGGTGGACCTCTTGGCGAAGTCCGACGCGCACATCGTCAACGGGCTGATCGCGGTGCTCCGCGGCATGTACCAGGCGCGGCCGCTCGCGGAGGTCCCCGGGATCGACGCCGAGGCGAAGCTCGGGGAGCTGGGGCTGGCCGAGCACCTCTCGCCGACGCGGCGGAACGGGGTGAGCGCCATGGTCAAGCGGATCCGGCAGCTGGCGGAGGCCCACCAAGGGGCGTGATCGCGCGGGCGCGGTAGCGTCGGCGGATGCCCGGCGGGATGCTGCTCTTGACGATGGCGCTCCTGCCGGTCGCGGCGGCGCTGTCGTGGGGGCTGTGCCGCCTGATGCTGAGGCTCGCGCCGCGGTGGGCGCTCCTGGACGCGCCCGGCAGCGCCGCCCACAAGCCGGCGGGCGTCGCGGTCCCGAACGTGGGCGGGGTGGCGCTGTTCGGGGCGGTGGCGTTGCCGGTGGCGGCGGCGCTGGCCGCCGCGGGGGCGGCGCCGGCGGAGGCCTGGGCGCGGTGGGCGCCGGCGGCGGCCGTCCACCTGCCGGGCCTGCGGGCGACGCTGGGCGAGGCCGGTGTGCTGCTCGGCGGGCTGGCCGGGCTGCACGCGCTGGGGCTGGTGGACGACCGGCGGGCGCTGGGGCCGCTGCCGAAGCTGGCGGCGATGGCGGCGGTCGCGGTCGCGCTGGTGACGCTCGGCGGGACGCGGGCGATGACGCTGCTCGACGACGCGGTGCCCGGCGGGTTCGGCTGGGCGCTCTCCGCGGGGCTCACCGCGCTCTGGGTGGTCGCGATCGTCAACGCGATGAACTTCCTGGACAACATGGACGGCCTCGCGGCCGGGGTCGGTGCCGTGGCCAGCGGGGTCTTCGCCGTCCTGGCCATCGGCAGCGGGCAGTGGTTCGTGGCGGCGCTGTGCTTCCTGCTGCTCGGCGGGCTGCTCGGCTTCCTGTGGTTCAACCGCCCGCCGGCGCGGCTGTACCTCGGCGACGGCGGCTCGCTCGTGCTCGGCGGCCTGCTCGCGGTCGTCTCGGTCCGGCTCACCTACGCGGGCCCCGGGCCCGGCGGCGTTGCGCCGCCGCACGCGGTCTTCGTCCCGCTGGTCGTGCTCGCGGTGCCCCTCTACGACCTCGCCTCGGTGAGCGTGATCCGCCTGCGGGCCGGGGTGTCGCCGATGACCGGCGACCGCAACCACTTCTCGCACCGCCTCATGAGGCTGGGGCTGCCGCCCGCGGCGGCGGTCGGCGTGGTGTGGCTGGCCACCCTTGCGACGGGGCTCGGCGGGCTGCTGCTGCCGCGGGTGAGCCCCGCCGGCGCCGCGGTGGTCGTCGCCCAGTGCGCGGCCGTGCTGCTCACGCTGGCGGTGCTGGAGGCGGCGTCGCTGCGGGGCGCCCGCGCGGTCGAGGTGGACGCGCCGCCCGCCGGCGGCTAGCAATCGGTGGATGGGCCCGGCACGCACGACCGGGCCCGCGACGAAAGGACGACGGCCATGGCCAGCTTCAAAGAAGGCGACAGCGTGAAGTGGAAGTACGGCAGCAGCCACGGGCACGGCACCGTGAAGAGCGTGTTCGAGGAGAAGACGACCCGCAAGATCAAGGGCAACGAGGTCACCCGTGAGGGCTCCAAGGACGACCCCGCCCTGTACATCGAGAACGACAAGGACGACAGCGGGAACGTCCTGAAGCTCGCCAGCGAGGTCGAGAAAGACTGAGCCGGCACTCCCGGTCGCCGGCTTGGCAGACTCTCGGGCATGGCCGAGCCGCTCCACTTCCACCACGCCGACGCGGAGCGTGCCGCCCGGGTGGCGGTGATCGCCGAGGCGGGCGTCAACCACAACGGCTCGGTCGACGCGGCGCTGCGGCTGGTCGACGCGGCCGCGGATGCGGGCGCGGACGCCGTGAAGTTCCAGCGCTTCGACCCGGCGACGCTGCTCGCCGCGGGCGCCGGGCTGGCGGACTACCAGGCCGCGGGCGGCGCGGCCGACGCCGCGGGGCTGCTCGGGCCGCTCGTGCTGCCCGGCGACGCATGGACGCGGCTGGCCGACGCCGCGGCGGCGCGGGGGATCGCGCTGGTCGTCACGCCCTTCAGCCCCGCCGACTGCCGGGCGCTTCGTCCGCTGGCGACCCGCCTGGCCGCGATGAAGATCGCCAGCCCCGACGCCGTGAACCCCCCGCTCCTGGTGGCGGCGGCGGCGATCGGCCGGCCGCTGATCGTTTCGACCGGCGCCGCCGGCCTCGAAGAGCTCGGGCCGGCGGTCGCGGCGGTCCGGGCGGGCGGCCCCGGCTCCGCCCTGCTGCACTGCGTGAGCGCGTACCCCACGCCGCCCGACGCCGCCGCGCTCGGCGGCGTCGCCGCCCTGCGGTCCGCCTGCGGCGTCGCCGTCGGCTACTCCGACCACACCGCCGGCGTCGAGACCGGCGGCTGGGCGGTCGCCGCCGGCGCCTGCGTGCTGGAGAAGCACCTGACGCTCGACCGCTCGGCCCCCGGACCCGATCACGCCGCCTCGCTGGAGCCCGCCGGCTTTGCCGACTACACCCGGCGGGCGCACGCCGCCGCCGCCGCCGTCGGCCCGCTCGCGAAGTCGCCCTCGCCGCTGGAAGCCGGCGTCGCCGCCGTGGCGCGTCAGTCCGTCGCCGCCGCCCGCGACCTCCCGGCGGGCACGGTCCTCGCCCGCGAAGACCTGGCCGTCATGCGTCCGGGCACCGGGATCCCGGCGGCGGAGCTCGGAGCGCTGGCCGGCCGCCGCCTCCGCCACGCCGCGCGGGCGGGGCACCTGCTGCCCCGCGACGCCCTCGATCCGCCGAGTTGACCGCCCGGAGGATCCGCGGACCGACGCCCGCTCCAGCCGAAAAACCCGGCGGTCCGCGGGTAAACTCCGCCGCCGGCCGGCGTGTGCCCGGCCGCCTGATCCGCCCGCGTTCCGCAGCCTCCGCGACCCACTCCCCGATGTCCGACTCCGACCCCACCGCCACCTCCTCCGACGACGCCAACCCCCAGCCGGCTTCCGGCTCGGCGAACCAGTCGCGCGTCA from Phycisphaera mikurensis NBRC 102666 carries:
- a CDS encoding proline--tRNA ligase — its product is MPDFWSRTLAPTLREAPADAEVPSHRLMLRAGLVRRLGSGSYGYLPLGLRSLRKVERIIREEQHAAGAVEVSLPCLQPISLWERTGRRAAYGANLFVVNDRHGREAALAPTAEEAVADLVGATLSSYKDLPRNVYQIQTKFRDEFRPRFGVLRSREFLMKDGYSFHATADGEGGLDETYRAQYAAYERIFERCGLDYAVVEAETGEMGGRASHQFTVLTPTGEDTVFRSTDGAYAANEEKAATGERPSDLTQEPTGGLEEVETPGVGSIEEVTAFFKKELGSKLAAKNTLKTLVCMMEPPEDAEPPDSADRGGLRFLLVAVRGDHQLNDEKLKAAAERFHGPGALARLAPEEEAQAAGFPLGSVGPHAAAGRGDTAVAVDFDAAHGGFWVVGANRPDAHAKHFHWGRDLTDHLPADRFAVLDLRNALAGDPAPGAVAGDGGPTLVASRGIEVGQVFKLGAKYTRALGIAVAGADGAAVTPLMGCYGIGVNRVLASAIESTGRSTAEKKSGHDADGIIWPVALAPYAVVITPIAWEPDSQVADVCRNLAASLEEAGHDVLIDDRDGRPGPKFKDADLIGFPLRIVVGDKGLSADTPTVELVARDGSLGPRGEAVPLGQACKAALRSLG
- a CDS encoding peptidoglycan recognition protein family protein, which produces MGIERRSLTIILSFAFGLSTLYGVLRVLEPGQRAPLGGSTLLSLDPEAVHSPLEQLFSTEAEARPWQVIVVHDSGSAAGSYDELDRRHASLGREGCGYHFVVNNGNGEADGRIQVGYRWRIQKEGDFLDGEAGRDFSRRFETIGICLIGNADDAPPTAAQQRELAWLIGKLQARFDIPTERVFLQAGSPDVAGHFPHAAFRERLQG
- a CDS encoding serine/threonine protein kinase yields the protein MSKFHQIAGYDVVETLGTGAGSTLYAVRNKKGEKYCLKRVVKKSEQDQRFIDQALAEHKIAHQFKHPRLRRSLKVHKIRELIRVSEVAVIMEMVDGWTLEEKRPDDVLLLCRVFHEIAEALLEMHRLGFAHADIKPNNIMLTASESGDGFVVKIIDFGQSCPLGTIKERIQGTPDYIAPEQVKRRAINEQTDVFCLGATMYWLLTGVNVPTMMPKRNRDAVAIKTEEAKKFEPPAKLNPSVSPALSSLVMDCVERRPEDRPAGMPAVISRLDLAVQQIERARSKGASAAPLPSLESGRKPGSTESLAGR
- a CDS encoding aldo/keto reductase — protein: MQFDLLGRTELSVSRLGFGSAPVGFLGTSQGQIDKVVATLLEAGVNLFDTAACYPGSEEALGHALAGRRDDVVIVTKAGHPCDDDAHGHPAFSPELLAASVDRSLERLKTDHLDVVLLHTCTLEQLEEGSALGALLDARDAGKTRFVGFAGDNEAAAFAAADAGVDVLEVSVNLADQHNLDAVLPAAREHHKGVIAKRPLANACWKDRDAQPGMYKSYADAYSRRLAAMEAEGLSPAALGHSGHVEVEWPDVALRFTLAHPGVSSAIIGSTSTVHTEMNLDAARKNPLREEAVERIRAAWQAARAARRGAAAEDDEGDDWKGRT
- a CDS encoding histone deacetylase family protein; this translates as MTPLPPGHRFPMPKFGHLHDHLAAVGLLGPGNLHRPEPAAVETLGRAHDPAYADAFLSGRLDRDALRTLGLPWSAGLAARTVTALGGTVLAARLALRHGLAANLAGGTHHAHRGHGAGFCIFNDLAVAALTLLEEDAVDQVLIVDLDVHQGDGTARILRHEPRAFTLSVHCASNYPARKARSDLDVPLPDGLGDAGYLRVLGHGDEASGFRGLGWLLEQVEPDLVLYDAGVDVHADDKLGRLAMTDAGLRERDRAVLEACRGQGVPVACVIGGGYGDDRVALAQRHGILHEEVARRWRAERARDASRTAAARSLP
- a CDS encoding SufE family protein, producing the protein MPAKPEPDIEEITENFAFFDDWEDRFSYLIDLGKKLPEMPDALVDEPHRVHGCQSSVWLHLGEQDAAVDLLAKSDAHIVNGLIAVLRGMYQARPLAEVPGIDAEAKLGELGLAEHLSPTRRNGVSAMVKRIRQLAEAHQGA
- a CDS encoding MraY family glycosyltransferase, producing MPGGMLLLTMALLPVAAALSWGLCRLMLRLAPRWALLDAPGSAAHKPAGVAVPNVGGVALFGAVALPVAAALAAAGAAPAEAWARWAPAAAVHLPGLRATLGEAGVLLGGLAGLHALGLVDDRRALGPLPKLAAMAAVAVALVTLGGTRAMTLLDDAVPGGFGWALSAGLTALWVVAIVNAMNFLDNMDGLAAGVGAVASGVFAVLAIGSGQWFVAALCFLLLGGLLGFLWFNRPPARLYLGDGGSLVLGGLLAVVSVRLTYAGPGPGGVAPPHAVFVPLVVLAVPLYDLASVSVIRLRAGVSPMTGDRNHFSHRLMRLGLPPAAAVGVVWLATLATGLGGLLLPRVSPAGAAVVVAQCAAVLLTLAVLEAASLRGARAVEVDAPPAGG
- a CDS encoding hypervirulence associated TUDOR domain-containing protein, with amino-acid sequence MASFKEGDSVKWKYGSSHGHGTVKSVFEEKTTRKIKGNEVTREGSKDDPALYIENDKDDSGNVLKLASEVEKD
- a CDS encoding N-acetylneuraminate synthase family protein; the protein is MAEPLHFHHADAERAARVAVIAEAGVNHNGSVDAALRLVDAAADAGADAVKFQRFDPATLLAAGAGLADYQAAGGAADAAGLLGPLVLPGDAWTRLADAAAARGIALVVTPFSPADCRALRPLATRLAAMKIASPDAVNPPLLVAAAAIGRPLIVSTGAAGLEELGPAVAAVRAGGPGSALLHCVSAYPTPPDAAALGGVAALRSACGVAVGYSDHTAGVETGGWAVAAGACVLEKHLTLDRSAPGPDHAASLEPAGFADYTRRAHAAAAAVGPLAKSPSPLEAGVAAVARQSVAAARDLPAGTVLAREDLAVMRPGTGIPAAELGALAGRRLRHAARAGHLLPRDALDPPS